The genomic region GTTATGATTTCAGAAACTTTTCTATAGCTACTACTTAACCAATAAACAAGAAAGTTCAAACTTTTGCAACTTCTATCTacaaaaaatgattttttatttgtTCTTCTAATCATGGATGCTTACGTTTCTTCTAACTACATATGTTTATTAATTGATTTTTCTTATAATTTGAGTAAATTATTGATTAAGTGATCCCACATAGATTAAATAAAAGAGACAAAGATCAACTGCTATTTCTCAACAGAAGACTTTGACATTTTCAGATATTGGCGTTGGGATTATATTATTTGACTATAATTTGAAGACTCCAAGCTAAAGTCTTTCGATAGACCAGTTTTTCTTTGATCAAACAAAAAGATAAGGCTAATAGGGATCAAATATGATAATAATTTAAAGTTTGGTGGAGACTCTGTTGGCTGAGAGAGGGTGTTTTTGGTCTTTTCAAATAGAGCGTAAGGAAGGAGGCAAGAGGTTGAATCTGTGGATGGGTTGGAACTTGGATGTAAAGAAATGTGTGACTCATGTCTTAGGTAAGAAAATCTGTCATTTTGTCAGTGTCATTTATGTAATTCCTATAATGAAGAATGTCATTTTTGTAATGAAGCTTTGTTATAAACTGACGGCTAATACACCTTAGGAGGTTGGGGATTGATTTTTTGTTCTTGCCACTTTGTAGTTTGAGATTCTCCTTTTGTTCTTTGAAACCCCAAACTTAGCACCAAAACTTTTAGTTTAGAAGTGGAATCAAAATAAGGTATGGGATATCAGTATTCAATCCATTTCTTTTATTACTTAAAATTAACTAGGGTCTTCGTTAAAGCTTTTTTTTCTGGTTTTGGGGGGTGATTTTGTTTTCCCAAATCACCGAGTTTCATGGTTTGTTGCTTTGTTTCTCGgtatttatttttcttcttatATATGATGCAAATGAATGCATTTGAGGTCTGAAATGAGTTTGTTTTTTAGCTGAATTTTTAGTACCAAGTTTTCTTTGAGCTAACATGTATGTTGTTGTAAAAGGTATAATCTTTATGTTCATGCATGTTTGAAAGTAATTgtcttttcttctttaaaccctGCCTTTTTTATGTTCTTATCCTCGAAGTCTTCACTCTCTTGGGGAAATGTAAAACAATTTCATAGTTTCACATTAAATAATGAAAGTTTGTTTTGTTTCATTGCAGAAAAACTTCATGTTCTTTTAATTTCACTTACAACTTTTAGTTCTATGTTAGCAGCATACCGCTGGTTTGATTctgcaaatttttttttctttgttttactgAAAAAGCTTTAGCTGCATGAATCTATTAGATGCTTTCTGTCGTTTTAATAAGTGAGCTGCTTTTTATTTCCCTTTCAAGTTCCTATATAAACCATTTTCATGTTAATTCCTTGCTGATATTTGTTTATGAAACATATTTTACCTGAAgattgaaataaatattttttatatatcttGCACATCATCCTGCCTGCCTACTATTTCATTCATACAATCTTCTTTGCCAGCTATGTTACGCATGAAATCAATCTACATTTGAACTCTAGGGGCAGAAAACTTATACTGGTGCCCATTTTATGCATGGCAGACGTGTTAGGTTATTAACACATGTAGGATCTTTCCTGTTTTATGCTATGTATCGTTTGGTTGTCATCATCATTAGTCGGATTAAGAAGACTTGAACTCTTTTACTTTCCATTTGGTGCATCTTTTTTCATGTTTGATTTCTTCTGATATAAAAGAAAAGCTGGTGTTACTTGATTTTTCCATCATAAAATACAGCTAATGCCTTTTGTTGACCTTCTATTCAGAATTCATCCGGTTCTTCTCTTTGATGTGTTATTGGTGCCAAGCAGCAGTTGTTGGAAATGGTTGGGTGATTTAACTTATTCATAATAACAGTGCTATTGGTTAAATACGGAGGTACTTTATCAGAAAGGTTTTGCAGTGCTCTGTTGTTGTCTGTTGACTCGTAggattaaataaaagaaacttctGCAATGCAAACGTCTCAGAAACATAAAATTACAGGCAAGTGCATTGACTGGCCCGTGCAAGAGCTGGAGTCCTATTGTTGTCCTCCCAACCAGAGCTTAGAGCCATGCCAGTCAGGTTCTGATGATGGCAGCAATAGTGTGCAACATTCAATTCCTAACCTGGAGCGATACTGCACCCTTGATTCATCGTCCAGTGTGCAGAACTCTTCTTCGACAGCCAGTTTTTCACCCGATGGCAGTCCTGTTTCGCAGCAAAACTACACTTACCCATTGGACCTTCATCATTCCCCGGAAAATACATGTGCTTCACCAATAAGTGGTTCTTGTGTAATAGACAATGAAAATGACTTGGGGCTCATGATAAGACAACTGGAAACTGCTATGCTAGGTATCGATTCAGGTGATCTTGACCTTCATGCAATAGCAGCTTCTGGCAGAGCCACTGAAGTTTCCGTAGAAGCGGAGAGGTGGAAATACATGAAAGAGATGATCGCCAGAGGGGACCTGAAAGAACTGCTTTTTGCTTGTGCCAAAGCTATAgaaagtaatgatatgtatatggcTGACTGTTTGATTGCGCAATTACGTCAAATGGTGTCAGTTTCAGGTGAACCAATGCAACGACTAGGAGCCTACATGTTGGAAGGGCTTGTTGCGCGGTTGGCTTCTTCAGGAAGTTCTATTTACAAAGCCCTAAGATGCAAAGAGCCTGCCAGTCCTGAACTGCTTTCATACATGCACATCCTCTATGAAATCTGCCCGTATTTCAAGTTTGGCTATATGTCAGCAAACGGGGCAATTGCTGAAGCCATGAAAGAAGAAAGTAGAGTCCATATAATTGATTTTCAGATTGCCCAAGGAAGCCAATGGTTGACCCTAATCAATGCTCTTGCTGGTCGGCCCGGAGGACCTCCAAGCATCCGTATAACAGGCATTGATGACCCTACATCAGCTTTTGCCAGAGGAGGAGGACTTGAAATAGTGGGGCAGAGACTACGCAAACTTGCTGAGTCATGTAAGGTACCCTTTGAGTTCCATGCTGCCGCTATTTCTGGTACTGAGGTTCAACTTGAAAACCTTGGTATTCAACCTGGTGAAGCCATTGCTGTAAACTTTGCCATGATGCTGCATCACATGCCGGATGAAAGTGTGGACACTCAGAACCATCGGGACAGACTATTGAGGTTGGCCAAGAGTTTGTCCCCAAAGGTGGTGACGCTCGTTGAGCAAGAAGCAAATACAAATACCTCCCCCTTCATTCGCCGTTTCCTAGAGACAATGGGTTATTTTTCGTCTATCTTTGAATCGATTGATGTTAGCATGCCAAGAGAACACAAGGAGCGAATCAACGTTGAACAACACTGTCTGGCGCGGGAGATTGTCAACATTATAGCATGTGAAGGGAAAGAGAGAGTGGAACGTTATGAACTTTTTGGGAAATGGAGATCAAGGTTTATTATGGCTGGCTTTACACCCTCTCCATTAAGTCCATTTGTAAATGCTACCATCAAAACTCTGCTGCAAAGCTATTGCGATAAGTATACTCTTGAAGAGAGAGATGGCGTTCTTTATCTCGGCTGGATGGATCGAGCTATAATTGCTTCTTGTGCATGGAGATGTTAACCGAAGGATAGCTGTTATTTACATTTCATCTTTGGCATACTCAGGATTAGCACTTAATTTGATGAGAATGTCCTTTTCAGGGATGTAATGAAAACAAGTCCTTTGTACAACTAAATGTTAGTCGTAAATTCTAGTGGTTAACTGTTGCAGCTTGTATTGCATACGCGTTTTACACTTTAATGTTCAAATTGTTGGACTTATCAGCAAAACAAACttgttttcttttcatttcatgGAAATAAAATGGTGGTAGCTGGTTCATTTGCCTGAAAACGTTCACATTTCAGTTGAAAACTATGACAAACAAGGAAGAATAGCACAGGGATATTCCACTCTGTGGTCCCGGACGAGTCAAATCCTTCATATGCCCCATCAATTGTGTTGGGTAGCCTCCAAACATTGCCAGCAGTCACCCTGCAAACTATTACATCCTTCTTCAAATTCAACTTGAAGGAACCATACTGTAACTCACTACTTGTACTCGATTTAATCCCATTTTTCCTGGTAAGTTCCGCCTCAAATCTTGATGAATTAGGCGGCAGACTCGACGACTTGGACACTTGCTTCAGCTTTCAGCTGCAGCAGGCTAGTGCATAGAAAAGTAACAGCTCATTTCCATCTACCATGCTTGAACTTTTTGAGAACTATTGAGTTATTCACTTCTAGAACCCTTATGATCTTGCATGGTGGCTTTGAGAATAGGAGGGAAGGTTGCATGCAAAATCACATGGCATGGAACAAACAACCTCTCAACAGTGGACCACGTTGAGAGCAAAGTTAGGACCATAGCCTACGCATATATGATCGTGACTGAAGAACTGTTTTATGTAATCAagttttaccactttttcatgCCTTCCCTTGAAATTATTCCTAATATAAGCTCAGGTCCATTTTGCCTTCGGTTTTGGTACCTCGCCTAAACAACTGGAAAACAAATTTCAtcgcttctttttttttttctatcttcGCAGTGTGGTCTAGTAATATATAGAACTGTTTTTATACATGGTCTACATTTGTCACGGTTAATGGTAGCTACAAGCAATTAGAATCTTGTATTTCAGCTTTAAAGTGGGTTACATTGTCATGAAAGTCAAGGTCTAGgagtgtaacggcctaattttcagtggtgtcggaaatggtgatttgagatcactaaattcgacaaataagattgaataagatagtaatttaatatttatgagtcaagtaagaatttagaagaatttgtgaaatggtgaaattagtgaattaaaagaatttattaggtcaaacgggtcaaaaatgaggtatcgagacctcaaagttgaaaatcgagctataaatatttttataaatatttatggagtgtcattgagttagtattaaagtttcgttagaaaattttaacgcttggatggctaattaattgaaaaggattaaattgaaaatagcacaaaatttgttaaattgtgagtaaatagcttaagtatttaaaagatggatttaaagagcaattagacccaaaggttaatggctggacggtttgggtatgaaataagcaagaaaacaatgtgaacaagggcaaaattggaaatagataaaagttaatagttaaataatgatgtaattgaaaaatctagacattttcttcataatttctcagccaaaacgccatagaaggtctggagaaagctggttttaatatttttacatcatgtgagtctaattcttgctttttcttgataattttatgtttttatgacttttacaattaggtccacttgtagaattcattagtttttgattttatgggtgaaattggaagttaccctggatggataaggaattttatgatgaattattatgaaatttaagttctaatttcatattaaggtggttttattaagtgattttgataggaaatgatatttaggacctaattgtgaaaaagttgtgaattgaaggttgctattgaaattcagaatataaaaggttttgaaatagtttataatgataaaataaagtgttaattgagaaaaattagttcaattgatgggtgaattgagtagggactaaattgtgaaaactgtaaattttggggtaaaagtgcaatttcgaaatttgaacagcataaattgtgaagtgaaatagaaatcaaataaatgctaatgagtagaaatattttatattatagatcaagaatccaaagaagaacgaggaaaagaaaaagttgcagaatagtcccaaaatttcaatatcttctacaaattagccgggtaagttcatatggttgaaattagatgtttatttgtgaatgattgaagtatataatgtgttattatatactgaatttgttgtgggattgtgtagattttgttaatgaaagaataaatgtggaaatgcaaattaggaaaacgcaggattgagtacgctcgtatcgtgacgtgtgatgaattgattggataagaccatggttgttccatggcaaagtgtgaaatgtaggtatggtatcatccatactgagttgtgaaatgtaggtatggtattatccatcttgaaatgtgaaatgtaggtatggtattatcaaatccatcttgagttaagaaatgtaggtatggcatttcccataccgagttaaaaaaaATGTAGGtaggtatttcaatgaggaaaaccatactgagttgtgaatcgtggcattgagcaacgacgtactcaattt from Gossypium arboreum isolate Shixiya-1 chromosome 1, ASM2569848v2, whole genome shotgun sequence harbors:
- the LOC108483237 gene encoding scarecrow-like transcription factor PAT1: MQTSQKHKITGKCIDWPVQELESYCCPPNQSLEPCQSGSDDGSNSVQHSIPNLERYCTLDSSSSVQNSSSTASFSPDGSPVSQQNYTYPLDLHHSPENTCASPISGSCVIDNENDLGLMIRQLETAMLGIDSGDLDLHAIAASGRATEVSVEAERWKYMKEMIARGDLKELLFACAKAIESNDMYMADCLIAQLRQMVSVSGEPMQRLGAYMLEGLVARLASSGSSIYKALRCKEPASPELLSYMHILYEICPYFKFGYMSANGAIAEAMKEESRVHIIDFQIAQGSQWLTLINALAGRPGGPPSIRITGIDDPTSAFARGGGLEIVGQRLRKLAESCKVPFEFHAAAISGTEVQLENLGIQPGEAIAVNFAMMLHHMPDESVDTQNHRDRLLRLAKSLSPKVVTLVEQEANTNTSPFIRRFLETMGYFSSIFESIDVSMPREHKERINVEQHCLAREIVNIIACEGKERVERYELFGKWRSRFIMAGFTPSPLSPFVNATIKTLLQSYCDKYTLEERDGVLYLGWMDRAIIASCAWRC